CGCAAAAATTGCCGATGCAAATATACCGCGCGCCGCCACGAGCGAGCCGTCGAGCGAAAGTGCACCCAAAATCGCTGTGCCGGCGAAAGCCTCTTGTGGCAATTGTCCGCTCGACACAAGCACGGCGACCGCCATCGCCGCTTCGATCAATCCCCCTTCTTTAGGTGTGTCATTGGGCGCAAGATTGATGACAATGTTGCGTGCGGGAAAGCGAAAGCCGCTGTTATGGACTGCCGAACGGATGCGGTCGCGGCTTTCGCGCAGCGAATGGTCGGGCAGGCCGATGACCGAAACATTGGGCAGCCCGGGCAAAAGTTCTGCCTCGGCTGAAATCAGCGTCGCATGAAAGCCCACCCGTGCGCTGGTGTAAATGCGTGCAAACATAGATAGTTATCCTCTATATATTAAATACCCAAAAACGGGCATTTTTTCTCACGAGGATATATTTTTTTTTTTTTCGCTTAGGAGTTGGCGCAAGCGCCAACTCCTAAGCGATCAAAAGGCGTCGCCCGGAACGCGCACGAACCCTTCCATCAGCACGCGCGCGCTGCGGCTCATGATCGCCTTGGTGACGACCCATTCGTTACCGTCTTTGGCGGCCTTGGCACCAACGCGCAGCGTTCCCGATGGATGGCCGAAGTTCACAACTTCGCGGTCTTTGCCGCCCGCAGCGAGGTTCACCAGTGTGCCCGGTACGGCCCCCGCGGTGCCAATCGCGACCGCGCACGTACCCATCATCGCGTGGTGCAGCTTGCCCATCGAGAGCGCACGTACGTTGAGGTCGATCTCCGACGCTTTCACGTCTTTGCCGCTGGAGGACTTGTAGTCGGTGGGTTTGCCGACAAACGCAACTTTCGGCGTGTGCTGCCGGCTCGCGGCCTCTTCGACTGTCTTGATAAGGCCCATCTTGATCGCGCCGTGCGCGCGAATGGTCTCGAACATCGCGAGCGCTTTTGCATCGCTGTTGATGTCGGTCTGCAGCTCGGTGCCCTTATAGCCAATGTCTTCGGCGTTCAAAAAAATCGTGGGAATTCCCGCGTTGATGAGGGTGGCCTTGAATTTGCCCACACCAGGCACGTCGAGGTCGTCTACCACGTTGCCGGTCGGGAACATGGAACCTTCGCCGTCAGCCGGATCCATGAATTCGAGCTGCACTTCGGCCGCCGGAAAGGTCACTCCGTCGAGTTCGAAATCCCCGGTCTCCTGCACTTCACCGTTGGTGATCGGTACGTGTGCGATGATCGTCTTCTTGATGTTCGCCTGCCAAATCTTCACAGTGCACAGGCCATTCTGGGGGATCTTCGCTTTGTCCACAAGCCCGCCCGCGATGGCGAATGGCCCGACTGCTGCTGAAAGATTGCCGCAGTTGCCGCTCCAGTCGACGAATGCCTTGTCGATCGAAACCTGGCCGAACAGGTAGTCGACGTCGTGATCAGCCTGCGTGCTTTTCGCCACGATGACGGTCTTCGACGTACTCGAGGTAGCTCCCCCCATGCCGTCGATCTGCTTCTCATACGGGTCGGGGCTGCCGATCACGCGCAGTAGCAGCGCGTCGCGTGCCGTACCAGGGGCCTGTGCAGACACCG
The sequence above is a segment of the Turneriella parva DSM 21527 genome. Coding sequences within it:
- the prpF gene encoding 2-methylaconitate cis-trans isomerase PrpF — translated: MSSVPQVKIPATYMRGGTSKGVFFRLQDLPVSAQAPGTARDALLLRVIGSPDPYEKQIDGMGGATSSTSKTVIVAKSTQADHDVDYLFGQVSIDKAFVDWSGNCGNLSAAVGPFAIAGGLVDKAKIPQNGLCTVKIWQANIKKTIIAHVPITNGEVQETGDFELDGVTFPAAEVQLEFMDPADGEGSMFPTGNVVDDLDVPGVGKFKATLINAGIPTIFLNAEDIGYKGTELQTDINSDAKALAMFETIRAHGAIKMGLIKTVEEAASRQHTPKVAFVGKPTDYKSSSGKDVKASEIDLNVRALSMGKLHHAMMGTCAVAIGTAGAVPGTLVNLAAGGKDREVVNFGHPSGTLRVGAKAAKDGNEWVVTKAIMSRSARVLMEGFVRVPGDAF